A portion of the Sabethes cyaneus chromosome 3, idSabCyanKW18_F2, whole genome shotgun sequence genome contains these proteins:
- the LOC128744126 gene encoding dentin sialophosphoprotein-like → MNEKMKLQTEQNSAPAISFENREEVLSVTEEKSEKQEKRKKLKWKEIEGTSTTDVSESDAKLSTEPISSSDSSDSFRKRKRKNKNYNKEKPQKTVMSNPYTSTENSSTESSDSSESSSTTMSDSSSNSK, encoded by the coding sequence atgaatgaaaaaatgaaactgCAAACTGAGCAAAATAGCGCCCCCGCGATTTCCTTCGAAAACCGAGAAGAAGTACTCAGCGTAACAGaggagaaaagtgagaaacaggaaaagaggaagaaaTTGAAATGGAAGGAAATTGAAGGTACATCAACTACAGATGTTTCCGAATCAGATGCCAAATTATCGACAGAGCCAATCAGTAGCTCCGATAGCTCAGATAGTTTCAGGAAAAGGAAACGGAAAAATAAGAACTATAATAAGGAAAAACCCCAAAAAACCGTTATGTCGAATCCGTACACGTCGACCGAAAATTCTTCGACTGAATCGAGCGATAGCTCTGAGTCGTCATCAACGACGATGTCTGATAGCTCATCCAATTCCAAATAG
- the LOC128744131 gene encoding dihydroorotate dehydrogenase (quinone), mitochondrial-like, which yields MNARKWKYQPTRSALRKNKLVQNQTSSKASHPNDPFDYSPQPAQSHCSIMNPVRSLLKVTALGAATFSITCLYKGNERFYENIFMPIVRLAPPETAHHLAVFGLKLGLIRPGYQDPGVLRTQLMNMVLRNPVGIAAGFDKHGEAVCGLHLLEFGVVEVGSVTPQPQPGHSRPRVFRLYEDKAIVNRYGFNSDGHKVVYERLKEARQKCGEDVVLGINLGKNKLSKDAIRDYVKGVKRFSGLADYLVINISSPNTPGLRTMQNKSTLFVLLSEVLKVRSSLPLAEQRPIMVKLAPDLSDEDIQEIVTVVCSKACAVDGLIVSNTTIERPSSLKSINAGQLGGLSGQPLFQRSTQLVAKVYKWTEGKIPIIGVGGIFSGRDAYNKILAGASAVQLYTAFIYHGPPIVIRVKQELEELLKADGYDSVQQAVGKGVDQILQS from the exons ATGAATgcacgaaaatggaaataccaACCAACCAG ATCAGCTTTACGAAAAAATAAACTAGTGCAAAATCAGACCAGCAGTAAAGCTTCTCATCCGAACGATCCTTTTGATTATTCTCCACAGCCAGCTCAATCACACTGCTCAATCATGAATCCAGTTCGCTCTCTATTGAAGGTAACAGCGCTCGGAGCAGCAACCTTTAGCATCACCTGCCTGTACAAGGGAAATGAAAGGttctacgaaaacattttcatgccgatcgttCGGCTCGCTCCGCCGGAAACTGCTCATCATCTGGCGGTGTTCGGCCTGAAGCTGGGATTGATTCGACCCGGATATCAAGATCCCGGCGTTCTGCGCACCCAGCTGATGAATATGGTTCTGCGCAATCCGGTCGGTATCGCTGCCGGTTTTGACAAACACGGCGAAGCGGTCTGTGGACTGCATCTGCTTGAGTTCGGCGTTGTGGAGGTCGGATCGGTTACGCCCCAGCCGCAGCCGGGACACTCGAGACCGCGAGTGTTTCGGCTGTATGAGGATAAGGCGATTGTCAATAG GTACGGATTTAATAGTGATGGCCACAAAGTGGTCTACGAGCGGCTGAAAGAAGCTCGCCAAAAGTGTGGCGAAGATGTTGTGTTAGGAATAAATTTAGGAAAAAATAAGCTTTCTAAGGATGCGATCCGCGATTACGTGAAAGGAGTGAAACGATTTAGTGGCTTAGCTGATTATCTCGTTATCAATATAAGTAGCCCGAATACGCCCGGTTTGAGGACTATGCAAAACAAAAGTACGCTTTTCGTATTGTTGAGTGAAGTCCTGAAGGTACGGAGTTCCCTGCCGCTGGCAGAACAAAGACCTATTATGGTGAAACTGGCACCGGACTTGTCCGATGAAGACATCCAGGAGATAGTCACAGTTGTATGCAGCAAAGCATGTGCCGTCGACGGACTAATCGTATCGAATACAACCATCGAAAGGCCATCTAGTCTGAAGAGCATCAATGCCGGCCAGCTGGGCGGCTTGAGTGGGCAGCCATTGTTCCAAAGATCTACCCAACTGGTGGCCAAGGTGTACAAATGGACCGagggaaagattcccatcatcGGCGTTGGAGGGATTTTCAGCGGTCGCGATGCGTACAATAAAATTCTGGCCGGTGCCAGCGCGGTTCAACTATATACGGCGTTTATTTACCATGGACCACCGATTGTGATACGAGTCAAACAGGAGCTTGAGGAGCTACTGAAAGCGGACGGGTACGACAGCGTGCAGCAAGCCGTCGGCAAGGGCGTAGATCAGATCTTACAAAGTTGA
- the LOC128744134 gene encoding LOW QUALITY PROTEIN: dihydroorotate dehydrogenase (quinone), mitochondrial-like (The sequence of the model RefSeq protein was modified relative to this genomic sequence to represent the inferred CDS: inserted 2 bases in 1 codon) gives MNAVRAALTDKLRSLLKVTALGAATFSITCLYKGNERFYENIFMPIVRLAPPETAHHLAVFGLKLGLIRPGYQDPGVLRTQLMNMVLRNPVGIAAGFDKXGEAVCGLHLLGFGFVEVGSVTPQPQPGHSRPRVFRLYEDEAIVNRYGFNSDGHKVIYERLKEVRQKCGEDVLGINLGKNKLSKDAIRDYVKGVKRFCGLADYLVINISSPNTPGLRTMQNKSTLFVLLSEVLKVRSSLPLAEQRPIMVKLAPDLSDEDIQEIVTVVCSKACAVDGLIVSNTTIERPSSLKSINAGQLGGLSGQPLFQRSTQLVAKVYKWTEGKIPIIGVGGIFSGRDAYNKILAGASAVQLYTAFIYHGPPIVIRVKQELEELLKADGYDSVQQAVGKGVDQILQS, from the exons aTGAATGCAGTTCGCGCCGCTCTAACG GATAAGCTGCGCTCTCTATTGAAGGTAACAGCGCTCGGAGCAGCAACCTTTAGCATCACCTGCCTGTACAAGGGAAATGAAAGGttctacgaaaacattttcatgccgatcgttCGGCTCGCTCCGCCGGAAACTGCTCATCATCTGGCGGTGTTCGGCCTGAAGCTGGGATTGATTCGACCCGGATATCAAGATCCCGGCGTTCTGCGCACCCAGCTGATGAATATGGTTCTGCGCAATCCGGTCGGTATCGCTGCCGGTTTTGACAA CGGCGAAGCGGTCTGTGGACTGCATCTGCTTGGGTTCGGCTTTGTGGAGGTCGGATCGGTTACGCCCCAGCCGCAGCCGGGACACTCGAGACCGCGAGTGTTTCGGCTGTATGAGGATGAGGCGATTGTCAATAG atacGGATTTAATAGCGATGGCCACAAAGTGATCTATGAGCGGCTGAAAGAAGTTCGTCAAAAGTGTGGCGAAGATGTTTTAGGAATAAATTtaggaaaaaataaactttcaAAGGATGCGATCCGCGATTACGTGAAAGGAGTGAAAAGATTTTGTGGCTTAGCTGATTATCTTGTTATCAATATAAGTAGCCCGAATACGCCCGGTTTGAGGACTATGCAAAACAAAAGTACGCTTTTCGTATTATTGAGTGAAGTCCTGAAGGTACGGAGTTCGCTGCCGCTGGCAGAACAACGACCTATTATGGTGAAACTGGCACCGGACTTGTCCGATGAAGACATCCAGGAGATAGTCACAGTTGTATGCAGCAAAGCATGTGCCGTCGACGGACTAATCGTATCGAATACAACCATCGAAAGGCCATCTAGTCTGAAGAGCATCAATGCCGGCCAGCTGGGCGGCTTGAGTGGGCAGCCATTGTTCCAAAGATCTACCCAACTGGTGGCCAAGGTGTACAAATGGACCGagggaaagattcccatcatcGGCGTTGGAGGGATTTTCAGCGGTCGCGATGCGTACAATAAAATTCTGGCCGGTGCCAGCGCGGTTCAACTATATACGGCGTTTATTTACCATGGACCACCGATTGTGATACGAGTCAAACAGGAGCTTGAGGAGCTACTGAAAGCGGACGGGTACGACAGCGTGCAGCAAGCCGTCGGCAAGGGCGTAGATCAGATCTTACAAAGTTGA